The Entelurus aequoreus isolate RoL-2023_Sb linkage group LG08, RoL_Eaeq_v1.1, whole genome shotgun sequence genome segment ACATCATACTATCGTAATTCTGTGGGAGGGCTGCTGGTCTTTGACCTCACCAGTCGCAAAACCTTCGAGCACGTACGGGAGTGGCACCACGAAGTGAGCGAACACATCCTGCCCCACCAAATGGTCTACATTCTCATTGGTCACAAGAGTGACCTGAACAAGGACCGCAGAGTCGGGAGGGATGAAGCGGAGCAGCTGGCGTCTGAGCTGGGAATTCGCTATGTAGAAACATCAGCCAAGTGCAACAGTAACGTTGACCGGGCCTTCGAGCTGTTAACCAGGGACATATATGAGCTGATGAAGATCGGTGCCATCGTCACTCGAGATGGCTGGGATGGGGTGAAGAGCGGCCTCACTGCCAAGGTCCTCTATCCAGGGAATGATGAAGACGAACAAGCACCAGCGTCTGCTGAAAGGAGCTGCAACTGCTGACTTTTTCCAACAAAAAAACGCTTATCTTGTCTCCCAGTGATTTTTTGGAAAACAACTCCCACCTCCACTTCAATGTGCGTGAATTCTACTGACGACAAAACCATAGACGCAACTCACACGTATCTACACGCTCTTTTTCTGTGTGCTGATAAGTTGAGGTAAAACAAGCTATAGCATGCGGTGTTGGTCCAGTATGTAGAATTTCACAACTTAAGAAGGGTTAGTTTCTGATACAACTTAAAGTATCAGTGTTTTCCACACCACAACACATATCCCAGGGTTTTTCTTTAACATTTTTGGCATTTGTGTACTTATTTATACATCTGTCCATGtagatatctatatctatatctagacatagatacatatagatgtacagtacaggccaaaagtttggccacaccttctcattcaatgtgttttctttattttcatgactatttacattgtagattgtcactgaaggcatcaaaacttgt includes the following:
- the rab42a gene encoding ras-related protein Rab-42a translates to MRRRSAAGFVPHIGGTSLSHEMDILWQYQFRMILLGDSTVGKSSLLKRFTDGVYSDVADPTVGVDFYARSLDIEPGVKIKLQLWDTAGQERFRSITTSYYRNSVGGLLVFDLTSRKTFEHVREWHHEVSEHILPHQMVYILIGHKSDLNKDRRVGRDEAEQLASELGIRYVETSAKCNSNVDRAFELLTRDIYELMKIGAIVTRDGWDGVKSGLTAKVLYPGNDEDEQAPASAERSCNC